TCGACCCGGTGACCCGCGATGCGGCCCTGGCCAAGTTCGGCCTGACCCTGGATCGTCCGGTGCTCGCCCTGTGCCCCGGCGCCGAATTCGGCGAGTCCAAGCGCTGGCCGGCGGAGCACTACGCCAAGGTCGCTGAAACGAAGATCCGCGAAGGCTGGCAGGTGTGGCTGTTCGGTTCGAAAAAAGACCACCCGGTGGGTGAAGAGATCCGCCAGCGCCTGATTCCTGGCCTGCGCGAAGAGTCGGTCAACCTCAGCGGCGATACCTCGCTGGCAGAGGCCATCGACTTGCTGTCCTGCGCAGACTCCGTGGTGTCCAACGACTCCGGCCTGATGCACGTAGCCGCAGCGCTGAACCGCCCGTTGGTGGCGGTGTACGGCTCGACTTCCCCAGGGTTTACCCCGCCCTTGGCCGACAAGGTCGAAGTGGTGCGCCTGGGCCTGGAATGCAGCCCGTGTTTTGACCGCACCTGCCGTTTCGGCCACTACAACTGCATGCGTCAGTTGCTGCCGCAGCCGGTAAATGAAGCCTTGCAGCGATTGCAGGGCACTGCGGTCGAGGTTCACTGAGTTGCGGGTACTGGTAATCAAGACCTCATCCCTGGGCGACGTGATCCATGCGTTGCCGGCACTCACCGACGCGGCGCGGGCGCTCCCTGGCATTCAATTCGACTGGGTGGTGGAAGAAGGCTTTGCCGAGATCCCCACCTGGCACCCGGCGGTGGACAAGGTGATCCCGGTGGCCATCCGCCGCTGGCGCAAGAACCTCTGGCAGACCCTCAAAAGTGGCGAGTGGCGGCGCTTCAAGCAGCAGATCCAGTCGACCCAATACGACCTGGTGATCGATGCCCAGGGCCTGCTCAAAAGCGCCTGGCTGACCCGCTATGTGCGTGCCCCGGTAGCGGGCTTCGACAAGCACTCTGCCCGTGAGCCCATCGCTGCGCGCTTCTACTCGCGACGCCTGGCCGTGGCCCGAGGGCAGCACGCCGTGGAGCGTCTGCGCCAGCTGTTCGCCGTGGCGCTGGGCTATGACTTGCCCAAAGGCCTGGGCGACTACGGGCTGAGCACCGAAAAACTGCTCGGCCTGCCGCCGAAAAAACCCTTCGTGCTGCTTTTGCATGGCACCACCTGGGACACCAAGCACTGGCCCGAAGCCTATTGGCGCGAGCTGGCCGAGCGCATGGGCCGCCTGGGTGTGGACGTGAAATTGCCTTGGGGCAACGCCGCCGAAAAAGCCCGTGCCGAACGCCTGGCCCAAGGCTTGAACAACGCCGAAGTATTGCCCAAGTTGAACCTGGCCGGCGTCGCCCGTGTCTTGGCCGGCGCCCGTGCCTGTGTGGCGGTGGACACCGGCCTGGGCCACTTGGCGGCTGCGTTGGACGTGCCGACCATTTCCCTGTTCGGCCCTACCAACCCAGGCCTGACCGGCGCCTATGGCAAGGGTCAGATTCACCTGGGCAGCGACTGGTCGTGCGCGCCGTGCCTGCAAAAGCACTGTACCTATCAACCGACGGCCGACGACCTGCGTCGGTTCGACATCAAGCGCGAGTCGCCCCTGTGCTTCACGCGCCTGAACCCTGAGCGTGTGGCCAGCCGACTGAGCACGTTGTTATTGGCT
The genomic region above belongs to Pseudomonas sp. S35 and contains:
- the waaF gene encoding lipopolysaccharide heptosyltransferase II gives rise to the protein MNILIVGPSWVGDMVMAQTLFQCLRQRHPGCQIDVLAPEWSRPILERMPEVRKALSFPLGHGALELATRRRIGKSLAGQYDQAILLPNSLKSALVPYFAGIPKRTGWRGEFRYVLLNDVRTLDKTRYPLMIERFMALAYAPGAELPKPYPRPSLQIDPVTRDAALAKFGLTLDRPVLALCPGAEFGESKRWPAEHYAKVAETKIREGWQVWLFGSKKDHPVGEEIRQRLIPGLREESVNLSGDTSLAEAIDLLSCADSVVSNDSGLMHVAAALNRPLVAVYGSTSPGFTPPLADKVEVVRLGLECSPCFDRTCRFGHYNCMRQLLPQPVNEALQRLQGTAVEVH
- the waaC gene encoding lipopolysaccharide heptosyltransferase I, with translation MRVLVIKTSSLGDVIHALPALTDAARALPGIQFDWVVEEGFAEIPTWHPAVDKVIPVAIRRWRKNLWQTLKSGEWRRFKQQIQSTQYDLVIDAQGLLKSAWLTRYVRAPVAGFDKHSAREPIAARFYSRRLAVARGQHAVERLRQLFAVALGYDLPKGLGDYGLSTEKLLGLPPKKPFVLLLHGTTWDTKHWPEAYWRELAERMGRLGVDVKLPWGNAAEKARAERLAQGLNNAEVLPKLNLAGVARVLAGARACVAVDTGLGHLAAALDVPTISLFGPTNPGLTGAYGKGQIHLGSDWSCAPCLQKHCTYQPTADDLRRFDIKRESPLCFTRLNPERVASRLSTLLLAEELH